A region of the Mytilus galloprovincialis chromosome 1, xbMytGall1.hap1.1, whole genome shotgun sequence genome:
TTCCAGAACATCTGTCCTAAATGATCCAAATTTGAGAGAATCTGTTGAATTTTTGGTTTCGGGCAAACTTATGACCTTTAAGAGTTGACATGTTAACACCTTATGTTCACACATTAGGCTGTGATACTCTGATTGTAAGTAAAGACTGAAAAACGTTTGAAGCAAAGTAATGAAATAGAGAACATTCTAAGCAAATCTTGATAATTAGAATCATTTGGAGACGTATTTGTTGTTAAAACAGACTTAGCTATGAATAGAGAAACAAGTTTGAAGAGGGAGACACCAGTAGAATCACAAGAACAATccaacataaacaacatgaaaatgaatattgaaGCAAAGATAGAGATCAACTTGCAGAAAATTATCATTGACATGATGTGTCTGACGGATGGAAAAGTTATAGTAGTGGAACGATTTGGTACAGTTAACATATTTTCTTCTGATGGCAAACTTCAGAAACAATTACCAATAACTGGTGAAGCGAGGAGTATCACACAGATCAATGAGAACACTATAGCTATAACTTATCATAATGAGAAAGCCATTAAGATCATTAATATGGAGAATGAAACAGTGACCAAAGTTTTCAAGTTAGACAAAGTATGCAGCGGTTTATCATTCTCCAATAATAATCTGGCTGTTGGTTTGGATTATAATGAAATTCGTATGATAGACTTAGAAGGAAACACAGTGAATTCAATACAAGTTGAAAGTAAATCAACACTGTTTATCCTTGTTTACTGTAATAACAAAATTATCTATCTTGACTATCTTGATGGAGCAGTATACTGTTATGATGAATCAGGTAAACAGATCTGGCGATATACACAGGATTTATCCTCACCATATGGACTTTGTACAGACACTTATGGTAATATTATTGTAGCAAACTACTACTCTAATACTATAGTAGTTATATCAAAAGATGGACAGAATAGTAAAGTACTGATTAGTGAGGAGGATGGGCTGGTTCGACCTCagtgtatttgttttaaacataatgAGTCTTCAGGTTTTATTTGTGATGAAAGAGGTACATACTTGGCAAAATTCAAATTAACTCCTTAATAATATGTTCATAAAGAAATCATATGGTATTATATCTCTATGAAGCTACaacaaattaaatgtaaataaatttagCTTAAATCTAGTAACAgcaaattaaatatgaatacaactaATTTAGCTTATATCTAGCAACAgcaaattaaatatgaatacaactaATTTAGCTTATATATAGTAACAgcaaattaaatatgaatacTAATTTAGCTTATATGTAGTAACAgcaaattaaatatgaatacaactaATTTAGCTTATATATAGTAACAgcaaattaaatatgaatacaactaATTTAGCTTATATATAGTAACAgcaaattaaatatgaatacaactaATTTAGCTTATATATAGTAACAgcaaattaaatatgaatacaactaATTTAGCTTATATCTAGTAACAGCGTCTGTTTAGGTTATACTGGACCAAAATTCGTGAGACCTGAACGAAATGTGACCTCTGCAAATGCACGGCAACCAGACGTAGAAATCATACTTTATTGCTGACGTCATGACAGTGTTAAATTTAAGAAATGCATGTCCAGGTGGAAACCAGATGGAAACCAGGCGTAACTAGGGCATAATATTTAGATCAGTATGCCTGGTTGACAGAAAACCATGCGTAATATGCAAATGAGTATGCCTAGTCAATactcaatgcacttcaactttgtaattattATGGCTTGCGAATCTTTTTAATCTGAGcatcaccgatgagtcttatttagacgaaacgcgcgtctggcgtaataaaacataagcctggtatcttttgTTTGTTCTCCcaattatttatattgtagtcctgtcatataATGCAGACGAacacccggttgaaatagaacaaaagaatcgaagctctttattagagaaggcgataaatgctcactgtaatgtttactatagtaacaaaaaaattaaaagttaatagaaacaaataaaatgacaatttttttctcaatcccGAAGTGTTCTATTATAAAAACACAATTTGCATTaggtttcaatttatctattacatagttaagcagaacaattagatatcaagacGACATGGGTATccatcaagttggatgtagaaaatggaaaacctctgattaaaaaaaaaacacggacagagaacatatcaatctattagt
Encoded here:
- the LOC143067141 gene encoding uncharacterized protein LOC143067141, producing the protein MNRETSLKRETPVESQEQSNINNMKMNIEAKIEINLQKIIIDMMCLTDGKVIVVERFGTVNIFSSDGKLQKQLPITGEARSITQINENTIAITYHNEKAIKIINMENETVTKVFKLDKVCSGLSFSNNNLAVGLDYNEIRMIDLEGNTVNSIQVESKSTLFILVYCNNKIIYLDYLDGAVYCYDESGKQIWRYTQDLSSPYGLCTDTYGNIIVANYYSNTIVVISKDGQNSKVLISEEDGLVRPQCICFKHNESSGFICDERGTYLAKFKLTP